The Pseudomonas sp. IAC-BECa141 genome contains the following window.
GAACGGGATGATCCTGCAAATCGGCGACTGGGTGCTGGAAACCGCCTGCCGGCAGATGTTCGAGTGGGGCCAGATCTATGAATCTCTCGGCCCGCTGTCGGTGAACCTCGCCGGCGCGCAACTGCGACAGCCAAACCTGCTGGGACGCATCGAGCAACTGCTCAAGGACAACCGCCTGCGGCCGGAATTACTGCAACTGGAAATTACCGAAAACTTCATCATGAGCCAGGCCGAAGAAGCGCTGGCGGTGTTGCACCAGCTCAAACACCTGGGCGTGCAACTGGCCATCGACGACTTCGGCACCGGCTATTCTTCACTGAGTTATCTCAAACGCCTGCCACTGGACATCCTCAAGATCGACCAGTCTTTCGTCCGCGGCCTGCCCGACGACCCGCACGACGCGGCAATCGTGCGCGCAATCATCGCCCTGGGCCGCAGCATGCAATTCACCGTGATCGCCGAAGGCGTGGAAACCCAGGCCCAGCAACAATTCCTCACCGCCGAAGGCTGCGAACAGATCCAGGGCTACATCGTCAGCCTGCCGCTGCCACCTGAAGAGTTCGCCGCGACGTTTCTTCGTATAGCCGTATCAGATTTTTCGGATAGCACAGCCGAGAAACCGTCGCTATAATCCGCGGCCTACTGAGGGCCTATAGCTCAGTTGGTTAGAGCAGAGGACTCATAATCCTTTGGTCCACGGTTCAAGTCCGTGTGGGCCCACCAAACATGAAAAAGCCGCGCACTCGCGCGGCTTTTTTTCGCCAGTCGGTTGGCGTTTACGTTCTTCCCAAACGCAATGTTCGGAAGACTACCGCAAAGTCTGTAGGTTATTTCCCAAGCTGTGTTTTCACTCAGTTTTCGGCCTTGTTGGCCTTTTCTCCGAGCGAGTAATCTCCGGGCGCCGCTGTTCGCCAAGGATTACTTTCATGCTCGTGAATGCTGCGCCGCTGATAAAAGAATCTAGTGGCCAACAAACATGGATCGACTTAGCTCTGCCCGACCTGCGTACGCTGGCCAGGGAGCTTCGCTCAGCCGCAATTGATGAAGTGAAAAGGGCAGACGATGCGCAAGGAGCCCTCAGAATTCTCCTGGTTCACTTCGGATTCATCGATGAAGCGTTGCTCGCAGTTACCATCCTCACCCCGATCGGAAACGTTGCGGTCATGAGGGACAAACTTGCCCACATCGTCGAAAAACGCGCTGACTCACGAGAGCGCTACGTTCGGCATGCGATTGATACGCTGACGGGACCGTTTGAAATATGGAGAGTGCTGTACGACAACGGCGGATACCGCATGGCCTTCATCAATGCCTACGAGGCAAAGAATGACATGCTCGTCGTGGTGGATGTCAGGCACGGACATGTCCTGTGGAACTTCATGCATGCCCCGGCTAGAGCGATGAACAAGCACCGCCAAGGCGAGCTTCTCTACAAGAGATACGTTCTTCAGGACAAACAAAAAGGGGAGCCTGTTGGCTCCCCTTGAATATTTGAATCCTGATATTGGCATCCTCAGGAAATGGGATGAAGAGGTCTCACCTTACACCGATGTTGCAGCATCGCTGAGGTACCTACGTCTGCTGAAGCCCTGCAAGGCAGCAGATTTCGCGCTCTTGAGGCCATTTTTGATAAAGGCAGCAGGCAAGTCAAATCATTTGTCTGTTCTTTTGTTTCGGTAAAATCCCCCGATCCGATGACTGCCTAATCCCCCGCCGCTCAATCAGCGCTTACAAGCGCCTCGCGTGACGAGCCTGTAACATGCAGCCCCATTGATCCATACCGCTGGAGCCTGCCCTTGCCCGACATCCGCCCACCCGTGCTCGATGAAATCGACCGCCAGCTGATCGCCGCCCTGCAAATCAATGCCCGTGAGAGCGTGGCGATGCTGGCCCGGCAATTGGGGATCGCCCGTACCACCGTGACTTCGCGACTGGCGAGGCTGGAAAAGGCCAAGGTCATCACAGGTTATGGCGTGCGTCTGGGCCAACGCGTGGTGGATGGCGGTTTGCAGGCCTACGTCGGGATCAAGGTGCAGCCACGCTCCGGCAAAGAGGTACTGCGCCGCTTGAGCGCAATGGCTCAGGTACAGCAATTGTGCGCAGTGAGTGGCGAATTCGATTACGTGGCGTGGCTGCGTACTGATTCACCGGAACAGCTCGATCAGCTTCTGGATCAGATCGGCAGTGTAGACGGGGTAGAGAAGACCACGACGTCGATCATCCTCAGCAGCAAGATTGATCGCGGACATCCAGTCTGATCACTGCCTTCGTCATATTGCAGCATCAATGCTCAAAACGACGACACATTGCGTCTTATTAACGTGTTCTACGCTCCCTAGAATGGCTGGCATCTTTTCCTATACTCAGACGCGCATCCAGCGTCGGGTCGCCAGCAAGGTCAGCCATGAACAAGAACAATCGCCATCCTGCAGACGGTAAGAAACCAGTCACCATTTTTGGCCCGGACTTCCCTTTCGCCTTCGACGACTGGATTGAACACCCGGCCGGCCTCGGCAGCATTCCCGAGCACAATCACGGTGCCGAAGTGGCAATCGTCGGGGCCGGTATCGCCGGTCTGGTGGCGGCTTATGAGCTGATGAAACTCGGCTTGAAACCCGTCGTGTATGAGGCCTCGAAGCTCGGCGGCCGTCTGCGTTCGCAAGCGTTCAATGGCACCGATGGCATCGTCGCCGAACTCGGCGGCATGCGTTTTCCGGTGTCGTCCACCGCGTTCTATCACTACGTCGACAAACTCGGTCTGGAAACCAAGCCCTTCCCCAACCCGCTGACGGCGGCGTCCGGCAGTACCGTGATCGACCTGGAAGGCAAAACTCATTACGCACAAAGCCTGAAGGATCTTCCTGCACTGTTCCAGGAAGTTGCCGATGCCTGGGCTGACGCTCTGGAGGCCGGCTCGCAGTTTTCGGATATCCAGCAAGCGATTCGTGACCGTGACGTGCCACGCCTCAAAGAATTGTGGAACACCCTGGTGCCGCTATGGGACGACCGCACGTTCTACGACTTCGTCGCCACCTCCAAAGCTTTCGCCAAATTGTCGTTCCATCACCGCGAAGTGTTCGGCCAGGTCGGTTTCGGCACCGGCGGCTGGGATTCGGACTTCCCCAACTCGATGCTGGAAATTTTCCGCGTGGTGATGACCAACTGCGACGATCACCAACATCTGGTGGTCGGCGGTGTGGAACAAGTGCCACAGGGTATCTGGCGTCATGCGCCGGAGCGCTGCGTCCACTGGCCACAGGGCACCAGCCTGAAATCGCTGCACCACGGCGCACCGCGCTCCGGGGTAAAGAAAATTGCTCACGCACCCGACGGGCGTTTCGCAGTCACCGACAACAACGGCGACACCCGCGAATATGCGGCCGTACTGACCACCTGCCAGAGCTGGCTGCTGACCACCCAGATCGAATGCGACGAAACCCTGTTCTCGCAAAAGATGTGGATGGCACTGGACCGCACGCGCTACATGCAATCGTCGAAAACGTTCGTGATGGTCGACCGCCCGTTCTGGAAGGACAAGGATCCGGAAACCGGTCGCGATCTGATGAGCATGACCCTCACCGATCGCCTGACCCGTGGTACTTACCTGTTCGACAACGGCGACGATAAACCGGGCGTGATCTGCCTGTCGTACTCGTGGATGAGCGATGCGCTGAAGATGCTCCCGCACCCGGTGGAAAAACGCGTGAAGCTGGCGCTGGATGCGTTGAAGAAGATCTACCCGAAAGTCGACATCGCCGCGCGAATCATCGGCGATCCGATCACCGTATCGTGGGAAGCCGATCCGCACTTCCTCGGCGCGTTCAAGGGCGCCCTGCCCGGCCACTATCGCTACAACCAGCGCATGTACGCACACTTCATGCAGGACGACATGCCGCCGGAGCAGCGCGGGATTTTCATCGCCGGCGACGACGTGTCGTGGACGCCAGCGTGGGTCGAGGGCGCGGTGCAGACTTCGCTCAACGCGGTATGGGGAATCATGAAGCACTTCGGCGGGTCCACACATAAAGAGAACCCCGGCCCGGGAGATGTGTTCAACGACATCGGCCCGATCGCCCTGCCCGAGTAAGAGGAATCCCTGATGCGTGTAGCCCTTTACCAATGTCCACCGCTGCCACTGGAACCTGCTGCCAACCTCCAGCGCCTGCATCAACTGGCGATGGAGGCCAAAGGCGCCGATCTGCTGGTGGTGCCGGAAATGTTCCTGACCGGCTACAACATCGGCAAGGAGGCGGTTGCGACATTGGCCGAGGTCCACAACGGTGAATGGGCGCAGCAGATTGGACGAATCGCCAAGGCTGCCGGTCTGGCAATTCTTTACGGTTACCCGGAGCGAACCGCCGAAGGACAGATCTATAACGCCGTGCAACTGATCGACTCGAACGGTGAGCGCCTGTGCAATTACCGCAAGACGCATCTGTTCGGTGATCTGGACCGTTCGATGTTCAGCCCCGGCGATGGCGACTTTCCCATCGTCGAGCTCAACGGCTGGAAGCTCGGTTTTCTGATCTGCTACGACCTGGAATTCCCGGAAAACGCCCGGCGCCTGGCCCTCGAAGGCGCCGAGCTGATTCTGGTACCGACAGCCAACATGATTCCTTTCGACTTCATTGCCGATGTTTCCGTCCGCTCCCGCGCCTTTGAAAACCAGTGCTACGTGGCTTACGCCAACTACTGCGGCCACGAAGGCGACATCCATTACTGCGGACAAAGCAGCATTGCCGCGCCGGATGGCAGCCGCATCGCAAAGGCCGGACTGGACGAAGCACTGATCGTCGGCGAGCTGGATCGCCAGTTGATGGCCGACTCCCGTAGCGCCAACCGCTACTTCAACGACCGCCGCCCCGAACTTTACGACGCGCTCAGCAAGCGCTAATCCGCTAGCATTGGCACTTCACTGTTCTGGAAGTGCCCATGCCTGCGCCGACTCACCCCCGCCCCCACACCGAAACCCTGGCCAACGGCTTGCGCGTGACCCTGCGTCACGTGCCCGGCCTGAAGCGCAGCGCCGCTGCGTTGCGGGTGGCTGCCGGCAGTCATGACGTGCCATTGGCGTGGCCGGGGCTGGCGCATTTCCTTGAGCATTTGCTGTTCCTCGGCACCGAGCGCTTTCCTGCACAGCAAGGGCTGATGGCCTATGTACAAGGTCACGGCGGCCAGGTGAATGCCAGCACCCGCGAGCGCACCACCGATTTCTTCTTTGAGTTGCCGCCAGCGTCCTTCAGCGGTGGGCTGGAGCGCCTGTCAGACATGCTCGCCCATCCGCGTATGAATCCGGACGATCAGTTGCGGGAACGGGAAGTATTGCAGGCAGAGTTTATTGCGTGGTCGCAGGATGCGGCGGCTCAGCAGAAAGAGGCGCTGTTCGAGGGGCTGGCGGCAGCACATCCTTTGCGCGGCTTTCATGCCGGAAACCGCGAAAGCCTGCCGGTAGATCAAGCGGATTTTCAGCAGGCGTTGAAAGACTTTCATCAGCAGTTTTACCGCACCGGGCAGATGAGCCTGAGCCTGGTCGGGCCGCAGAGTGTTGAAGAACTGCGAGCGCTGGCCGAACAGTTTGCCGCCATGCTGACGCCAGGGGATAAAACTGCCCAGGCAGCGCCCGTTCGCTTGATGAATAATCCACAGGCAAGTTATCAACAGGCCGGCGATTGGCACGGCAACCTGCTGTTTGCGTTGGAGGAGTTGCCGGAGTCGTCGGCCGAAGCGCTGGCGTTTCTCTGTCACTGGTTGAACAGCGCCAAACCCGGCGGGTTGCTCGCGCATTTGCAGCAGATGGGGCTTGCGGAAGATTTACAGGCCTGTGTGCTGTATCAGTTTGCTGAGCAGGCGTTGCTGCATCTTCAATTCACGGCGGCATCCGGATCACTCGACGCCATCCAGGCACAGTTTCTCGACGGGCTGAGCTTCTTCGCTGCGCAGCAAGACTGGCCGGCACTTCGCGAGGAATATTCGGCACAGCATCAACGCCAGCAGCAGGTCAGCGGTGCATTGCAGCTTGCGCGACTAGACAGCGAACAACTCGAAAGAGGGCTTTCTGAATCAGCCGTTGCGGCGCTCAATGTGATTCTCGGCAAAATCGGCACTGTGGATAACTTCAGCAATCACTGGCACCTGCCCGCTGCCAACCCGTTTCTGCGCGCAGCCGAGCCGCTGGCCAACGCCGGACTTATCCGCGGCCAGACCAGCGCCCACCGAGGCCTGCGCACGTTTGCTCAGGATCGCTCGCGCAACCGCCGCGAACGTTCGCCGATGCAATTCAGCCAGGCGCTGCCGGACAACAGCGACGAAGGGGCGGTGTATGTGCGCTGGCAGACAGAGGCGGCGGCCACGGCCGAGCTGCAGGCGAAGCTGCAACGCAGTCTGCGGGAGGTTTCCGACGACGCACGTCTGGCCGGAGTCGAGTTGTCCTTCAGCGCCACAGGTAATCAGTGGCTGTTGAGACTCAACGGCCTGCAGGACA
Protein-coding sequences here:
- a CDS encoding PBECR2 nuclease fold domain-containing protein, giving the protein MLVNAAPLIKESSGQQTWIDLALPDLRTLARELRSAAIDEVKRADDAQGALRILLVHFGFIDEALLAVTILTPIGNVAVMRDKLAHIVEKRADSRERYVRHAIDTLTGPFEIWRVLYDNGGYRMAFINAYEAKNDMLVVVDVRHGHVLWNFMHAPARAMNKHRQGELLYKRYVLQDKQKGEPVGSP
- a CDS encoding Lrp/AsnC family transcriptional regulator; translation: MPDIRPPVLDEIDRQLIAALQINARESVAMLARQLGIARTTVTSRLARLEKAKVITGYGVRLGQRVVDGGLQAYVGIKVQPRSGKEVLRRLSAMAQVQQLCAVSGEFDYVAWLRTDSPEQLDQLLDQIGSVDGVEKTTTSIILSSKIDRGHPV
- a CDS encoding flavin monoamine oxidase family protein, producing the protein MNKNNRHPADGKKPVTIFGPDFPFAFDDWIEHPAGLGSIPEHNHGAEVAIVGAGIAGLVAAYELMKLGLKPVVYEASKLGGRLRSQAFNGTDGIVAELGGMRFPVSSTAFYHYVDKLGLETKPFPNPLTAASGSTVIDLEGKTHYAQSLKDLPALFQEVADAWADALEAGSQFSDIQQAIRDRDVPRLKELWNTLVPLWDDRTFYDFVATSKAFAKLSFHHREVFGQVGFGTGGWDSDFPNSMLEIFRVVMTNCDDHQHLVVGGVEQVPQGIWRHAPERCVHWPQGTSLKSLHHGAPRSGVKKIAHAPDGRFAVTDNNGDTREYAAVLTTCQSWLLTTQIECDETLFSQKMWMALDRTRYMQSSKTFVMVDRPFWKDKDPETGRDLMSMTLTDRLTRGTYLFDNGDDKPGVICLSYSWMSDALKMLPHPVEKRVKLALDALKKIYPKVDIAARIIGDPITVSWEADPHFLGAFKGALPGHYRYNQRMYAHFMQDDMPPEQRGIFIAGDDVSWTPAWVEGAVQTSLNAVWGIMKHFGGSTHKENPGPGDVFNDIGPIALPE
- a CDS encoding carbon-nitrogen hydrolase family protein; this translates as MRVALYQCPPLPLEPAANLQRLHQLAMEAKGADLLVVPEMFLTGYNIGKEAVATLAEVHNGEWAQQIGRIAKAAGLAILYGYPERTAEGQIYNAVQLIDSNGERLCNYRKTHLFGDLDRSMFSPGDGDFPIVELNGWKLGFLICYDLEFPENARRLALEGAELILVPTANMIPFDFIADVSVRSRAFENQCYVAYANYCGHEGDIHYCGQSSIAAPDGSRIAKAGLDEALIVGELDRQLMADSRSANRYFNDRRPELYDALSKR
- the pqqF gene encoding pyrroloquinoline quinone biosynthesis protein PqqF produces the protein MPAPTHPRPHTETLANGLRVTLRHVPGLKRSAAALRVAAGSHDVPLAWPGLAHFLEHLLFLGTERFPAQQGLMAYVQGHGGQVNASTRERTTDFFFELPPASFSGGLERLSDMLAHPRMNPDDQLREREVLQAEFIAWSQDAAAQQKEALFEGLAAAHPLRGFHAGNRESLPVDQADFQQALKDFHQQFYRTGQMSLSLVGPQSVEELRALAEQFAAMLTPGDKTAQAAPVRLMNNPQASYQQAGDWHGNLLFALEELPESSAEALAFLCHWLNSAKPGGLLAHLQQMGLAEDLQACVLYQFAEQALLHLQFTAASGSLDAIQAQFLDGLSFFAAQQDWPALREEYSAQHQRQQQVSGALQLARLDSEQLERGLSESAVAALNVILGKIGTVDNFSNHWHLPAANPFLRAAEPLANAGLIRGQTSAHRGLRTFAQDRSRNRRERSPMQFSQALPDNSDEGAVYVRWQTEAAATAELQAKLQRSLREVSDDARLAGVELSFSATGNQWLLRLNGLQDTLPVVLEHALKSLTQVGVDCAKGEPKTALIPIRQLLKVLPELYLPAVGESDDAAHLWATSRWDGLALGLNPQTQSAMGLALSRIPGIPDNQIPSPSAIHNGYRWSQIDSASSEHALLLFCPTASREIDDEAAWRLLAHLCQTPFYQRLRVELQLGYAVFSGLHQLHGQTGLLFGVQSPSATAAQLLEHIQQFLEGLPALVEQLDDAGLARQRQTLSDQFDDSVLSGKDAAEILWQARLAGHSSDYRVQLRSAIARLDRPALLNAAQRLIRAEGGWHGLANGPAPGAPWQSAK